Proteins encoded by one window of Sediminicoccus rosea:
- a CDS encoding ATP-binding protein: MALRIITADERQAEERGVKAAILGKPGMGKTWLLNTTCAVTTLFMDLEAGDLAVQGWRGASIRPRTWEECRDLALFLAGPNPALRDDQPYSAAQHARVVREYGDPARLDHYVTLFIDSITVAGRLCFQWCRGQPEAFAERTGKPDVRGAYGLHGREMIAWLTHLQHARGRNVIFVGILDEKLDDFNRRVFSLQIEGSKTSLELPGIVDEVLTLAEIKDQGGQPFRALVCQTLNPWGYPAKDRSGRLDLLEPPDLGRLFAKIRGTAAPPAAAPALPASLVTAATDTPTT; encoded by the coding sequence ATGGCGCTGCGCATTATCACCGCCGACGAGCGGCAGGCCGAGGAGCGCGGCGTCAAGGCCGCCATTCTTGGCAAGCCCGGCATGGGCAAGACCTGGCTTCTGAACACGACCTGCGCCGTGACCACTCTCTTCATGGATCTCGAGGCGGGTGATCTCGCCGTGCAGGGCTGGCGGGGCGCTTCGATCCGCCCGCGGACTTGGGAGGAATGCCGCGACTTGGCGCTGTTCCTGGCCGGCCCGAACCCCGCCCTGCGCGACGACCAGCCCTATTCCGCGGCCCAGCATGCGCGGGTGGTCCGCGAATACGGTGATCCGGCGCGCTTGGACCACTACGTCACGCTGTTCATCGACAGCATCACCGTTGCCGGCAGGCTCTGCTTCCAGTGGTGCCGCGGCCAGCCCGAGGCCTTCGCGGAGCGCACCGGAAAGCCAGACGTGCGCGGCGCCTATGGGCTGCATGGGCGCGAGATGATCGCCTGGCTCACGCATCTGCAGCACGCCCGCGGCCGCAACGTGATCTTCGTCGGCATCCTCGATGAAAAGCTCGACGACTTCAATCGTCGCGTCTTCAGCCTGCAGATCGAGGGCAGCAAAACCAGCCTCGAACTGCCCGGCATCGTCGATGAGGTGCTGACGCTGGCGGAGATCAAGGACCAGGGCGGGCAGCCGTTCCGCGCGCTGGTCTGCCAGACGCTGAACCCCTGGGGCTATCCGGCGAAGGACCGCAGCGGCCGGCTTGACCTGCTGGAGCCACCGGACCTGGGCCGCCTTTTCGCGAAGATCCGCGGCACCGCAGCACCCCCCGCGGCGGCACCCGCGCTGCCGGCCTCGCTCGTCACCGCCGCCACCGACACCCCCACCACCTGA